The Temnothorax longispinosus isolate EJ_2023e chromosome 12, Tlon_JGU_v1, whole genome shotgun sequence genome includes a window with the following:
- the LOC139823034 gene encoding uncharacterized protein encodes MCIVIYDKRNLISTYIKAVIYISYYINRYLASGDSMTSLSYQFLISLSSITRIIRETCSAIWERLYPIVLSQCDTDDWREIANDFENRWKFPHCVGAIDGKHVVIQCPDNAGSEYYNYKGTHSIILLAISDANYIIRCVDIGAPGRQGDAGLFKNSAMGLLLESKEFNLPPPEALYEDGPILPYVLVGDEAFPLTEYMMRPYPGKDMTLEKRLYNYRLSLARRTVENVFGILASQWRLLRRPILAKVENAIKMVQAIVCLHNWLRRHDVERETYVRQELTDRLLADGDIEDGSWRNNVADYRSFTNIRCTHARAHSLRAANIREEFCRYFNEEGEVAWQNVQIYK; translated from the exons atttcttattatattaacaGATATCTTGCCTCAGGAGATAGTATGACATCTTTGTCATATCAGTTTCTCATATCGTTAAGTAGCATTACACGGATTATACGTGAAACATGTTCTGCTATCTGGGAGCGTTTATATCCAATTGTACTGTCACAATGTGACACAGACGACTGGAGAGAGATCGCAAACGACTTTGAAAATAGATGGAAGTTCCCTCACTGTGTTGGTGCGATTGATGGAAAGCACGTTGTCATTCAA TGTCCTGACAACGCGGGATCagaatattacaattataaaggCACTCACAGCATTATTTTACTTGCAATTAGTGATGCTAATTACATAATACGTTGTGTTGACATTGGAGCCCCTGGAAGGCAGGGTGATGCAGgtctgtttaaaaatagtgcCATGGGCCTGTTATTGGAAAGCAAAGAATTCAATCTCCCACCTCCTGAAGCATTATATGAAGATGGTCCAATTTTACCCTACGTATTGGTAGGAGACGAGGCATTTCCACTAACCGAATACATGATGCGACCATATCCAGGCAAAGACATGACATTAGAGAAACGATTGTATAATTATCGTTTATCACTTGCTCGAAGAACGGTCGAGAATGTGTTTGGCATTTTAGCTAGCCAATGGCGACTGCTAAGACGACCAATTCTAGCAAAAGttgaaaatgcaattaaaatggTTCAAGCAATTGTATGTCTTCACAACTGGCTCAGAAGACATGATGTTGAGCGAGAAACTTACGTAAGACAGGAACTTACAGATCGGCTTCTAGCAGACGGAGATATTGAAGACGGTTCTTGGAGAAACAATGTTGCAGATTATCGTTCATTTACTAACATTAGATGTACTCACGCAAGAGCGCATTCGTTGCGCGCAGCTAACATTCGAGAAGAATTCTgcagatattttaatgaaGAGGGGGAAGTTGCTTGgcaaaatgtgcaaatatacaAGTGA
- the LOC139823240 gene encoding uncharacterized protein, with product MCNEVAKSNLSVDDCCPSDDDSQTSVLCSTAVNKTIVDELLIEEVRKRPPIYDYTLPLSFRGRHKVAELWTEISNALKGHLSAEEAKKKWKSLKDTYSKLVANEKKPSGSARSQQKPWKHFETMSLRSVSKHKPSISNLTVPIRESNNTLVEETSANNNKELNQDESPAKRRAKTKDDLSASMSRIAEAICKKDMPAINLPKPPEIDALDGMFLYIKQILLTFNKDKQNMLLLKFLQDVTKEKQNERE from the exons atgt GCAATGAAGTGGCAAAGTCTAATCTATCAGTGGATGATTGCTGTCCTTCAGATGATGATTCACAAACATCAGTATTGTGCTCAACAGCAGTAAACAAAACTATAGTAGACGAATTATTGATCGAAGAAGTCAGAAAGAGACCCCCTATATACGATTACACACTGCCTTTGTCTTTCCGTGGCAGACACAAAGTTGCAGAGTTATGGACAGAAATTTCTAACGCTCTTAAAG GTCATTTGAGTGCTGAAGAGGCGAAAAAGAAGTGGAAATCCCTGAAAGACACTTATAGTAAACTAGTTGCTAACGAAAAGAAACCCAGTGGATCAGCAAGGTCGCAACAAAAACCATGGAAACATTTTGAAACAATGTCCTTACGTTCGGTGTCAAAACACAAACC GTCCATTTCTAATCTTACGGTTCCAATTCGTGAGTCCAACAATACTCTTGTCGAAGAAACTAGCGCAAACAACAACAAAGAACTTAATCAAg ATGAATCCCCTGCTAAACGTCGAGCTAAAACCAAAGATGATTTAAGTGCCTCAATGAGTCGTATAGCTGAAgcaatttgtaaaaaagacATGCCTGCGATAAACCTTCCAAAGCCACCTGAAATCGATGCATTGGATGGTatgtttttgtatataaaacaaatattgctcacatttaataaagataaacagAATATGCTGTTATTGAAATTTCTACAAGACGTTactaaagaaaaacaaaacgaGCGTGAATAA